CTTCAAGATTTGTGATTTAAGGCTAGATCCAGCTGGTGTAAATAGGCAGAGTGTGTTAGCAGCCCTGTGGAACTGGGCTGTAAAGCCCAGAGTCCCTGGATGATGGGAATGGTGAGCACTAGGATGCGAATTTGCTAATACTTTAGAAATGTatccagaagaagaaaaaaagagaggaaaaaaacattgtgggaaattctttccttcatACATAATAGTTTTCTGTTGATCTGAAATTGTCCTTAGTAATGTGTAGATGCcagtgaaatatttcagctaTCGGAAATGTGAAACCAACTACTGCCTTTCTATGAATTATGAGTCATAAATTGTATGAAAAATACTCAATCTTGCTATAGCTATTCCCCAAGCAGAACCTCTGAGTAATGGAGAATATGCTGCTGTTTTGGGGGGAGTAGGAGGGGACTGAGCTAAGCAAAGCAGAATGCCAAGTGCCAGCATGTGGGTCTGTGCTAAGTGTGAATTAGCGTCATTTGAGACGGTCCTCCCTTGCAAAGTAAACACTCAGTGTGTTACATGTATGTGCAGTTCAGGCAAACAAAGTTGATCTTTGCTCCAGATGGTGTGGGAACGGGGTATACATGTTGGGGCTACCTGAGTGCCAGTGCACAGAACTGACCCATGGGTGAGGTGTGCTTGTGCCAAGCCAGGAAGACACAAAATCCATCAGATCAGCGCTCAGTGGGCTGGTTGTGATGGCAGCATTACCCTaaaaacagcagtgaagttGCAAGATAATAGGATACTGGCATTTGGAGgtgagtcacagaatcacagaatggttgaggttgaaGGGACCactggaggtcatctagtccaacctccctgctcaggcagggccACCGAGAGCACAATGCCCAGGATTGCATCCAGACTGCTCTTGGAATATCTCCAaggaaggagactccacaacctctctggccAGCTTattccagtgctcagtcaccatCACAGTGAAGttgttcttcctcatgttcagaTGGGACTTTCTATGTTTTAGTTTATActcattgcctcttgtcctatcatcAGGCACTacagagtctggcaccatcctcttGACAgccctcccttcagatacttgcaCACATTAATCAGAtttccctgagccttctcctctgTAGGCTGcacaggcccagctccctcagcctttcctcatatgagGGATGCTCTAGACCCTTAATCGTTCTAGTGACCCTTCACTGGACCTGCTTCAGGAGCATCATATCTTttttgtactggggagcccagaactggacacagcacttCAGGTGATTCCTCACCAGGTCTGAGCAGAGAAGGGAGAGTCATCTGCTGTCAGTGTTCTTCCTAATACAGGCCAGGATACCATTAGCCTTCTTGGCCCCaggggcacattgctggctcatggacaACTCTTTGTCCACTAGGatccccaggtccctttccacagcACTGCTTTACAAGAGGTcagcccccagcctgtactggtgCAGGGGGTTCTTCCTGCCCAGGTTCCAGACCCTGCCCTTGCCTTTGTTGAATTTCAAAAGGTTCCTCTCTGCCtatctctccagcctgtccacatcctTCTGAATGCGAGCCCAGCACTGTGAGGTACGAGCCACTCCTCTCAGTTTTATATCATCATCAGACTTGCTGATGAGGCACTCTGTCCTTTCATCCAAGTCATTGATGAATAACTTAATGTTGGACCCAGTATTGACCTTTGGGGGACACCACTAGTTACACATCCCCAACTAGACTCTGCACCACTGACCACAACCCTCTGAGACCTGCTATTCAGCCTGTTCTCAATCCACTTCATTTTTCACTCATCCAGACCTTGTTTGTGACATCCATTTCATCCAACTTCAGTGAAGAGTCCAGTTCAGATTAGCCCTCTAATCTTCTGTCACCaaaggtcactttatctcctgtTATATCTATTTTATGAATTACCTTTTGGAGTAGGTGCTTAGCAACTACTTTTGACTAGGTATTGAACTTACTAATGGGTGAAGTTCAGTGAGTTGACTTCAGTGTTAAAGCTCTTGATTTCAGTTTCTCTATCATTTCAGAAAAGACTATGCAGCCTTGTGACAATTTGTGGATCTTGCTTTGCAACCAGAAGCTAGAATAATTGTTGAGAGGTATTTTACATACCAAGAGGTATTTTATATACCTGAGCTTTAAGTAAAAGTATAAACAAACTGCAGGAGAATGTGACTTGCTGGCCATAGACCAGGGGATGCTAACTGTGGTTGTGTTAGAGTAGTTTAACTACAGCGTCCATATTTGTTCCAGTTTTAGTTTTTCGGTTGTATGTCTGGCACCCATAGGAATTTCTCAGTGATGGATGTGTGCCCAACAAAATACAGCTAAAAAGATAACAGTGTGAAATGCAGTTTGGTATGCCTGGTCATTTTTCAAATAGAGAGAGAATGATGTCCCAGctgcactgaaagcagcagtCTGTCTTCCCCAGTGACTAGTCAGCAGAAGTCAGCCCCCACCTAACTGGCTTCTTGTGGCATCTGTGAAAGGGTAAAAGCTTTTACTGTGTTCAGGTGTGACTCAGAGCCATGCGCTCAAATTCCAAAAGctaagtatttaattttatttcatcctATGTCCAACTATGCTGCCTTTTCCACACCTGAttcaaagtttattttaagGAATCTTAaactgcacatttcagtttgaTACTTCTTTAATTGCCAGAGTCTGGGTAGGTTGTGTGTTTTGttacttttgtcttttaatGTTTGAGTTATATAAGGCATGcagatgttttcaaaacatGAGTCCATTTGGCCTCAGGCAGCTGTGATCTGGTgtgaatttaaaaatgtttctatagCTGTAAGAACACTTAACTGCTTTCTATCCTGTAATACAGTGCTTGGGGTTTGTCTCAGTGTGATTCAATTCTTGTTTGCTTTATACAGGAGATGGCTGTGCGAGCACTGAAGCAGACAGGTAGCAGAAGTATTGAAGCAGCTCTGGAGTATATCAGTAAGATGAGCTATTTGGATCCTAGAAATGAACAGATAGTGCGTGTAATTAAGCAGACCTCACCAGGTAAGCATGAACTCTGTTTATTTACATTGTGCTCTTCTTTCTTGCAATAAGCTAGGAAAGTTGTGGCTGGTGAGAAGTAGTGGATGCCAGTGTTCAGTAGTAGTAGTGTAGGAGACAGTGAAGCAAACATGGCCCTGCCAGGTGAGCTGGGCTGGAGGCTGAACACAACTCACCTTCTTGGGAATAGCTGTCCATGTGAACATTGTTCAAGTTGATTCCGTTTCAAAACATTGCATTAATCAGAAAAGCTTGCAGTCTAGTGGGCAAGCCTGTTGGCTCAGTGCCACTGTTCTTGCAGATCTTGTGAAATCAcgattttaaaaggaaattgttTAGGCATAAATGGTTCAGGTCCTGTGACTTGTGAAAGCTAAAGAAAACTAAAGGGGAACATAACCATTTGCTTcaggcagccttggttgtagcgatcatgagatggtcgagttcaagatcctcaggacagtgagaagagcgtgcagcaagctcactgccctggacttcaagagagcagactttggcctcttcaggaacctgcttagtaagattccatgggatatagccctagagggcaggggggcccaagactcttggttggtattcaaggatcacctgctacaagctcaggaatgtTGTGTCCCGATTAGAACaaaatgcagcaggagggccaggagacctccttggatggatacagagctgctgaggaaacttcgaggggaaaaaagaggcttataaaaggtggaagcaaggacaggtggcctgggaagaacaaagggatgttgtccaggaagctaaggaccaggttaggaaagctaaggcccagttaaaattaaacttcgctagggatgtgaaagataacaggaagggattctataggtacattgcaaataaaagacagactagggactatgattctatgaccagtcagtctcacctttgtgcctggcaaaatcttggagcacattctcctggaaggcgtgctaaggcacatgaaaaacaacaaggtgcttggtgacagccagcatggcttcactaaggggaaatcctgcctgaccaatttggtggcctatgatggggctacagaactgatggacaggggtagaacagttgatgtcatctaccccgggacttgtgcaaagtgttcgacactgtcccacatgacatccttgtctctaaattggagagacatcaatttgatggatgaaccattcggtggataaagaactggctgtatggccgcacacaaagagttgtggtcagtggctcagtgtccagctggagaccagtaacgagtggtgtccctcagggctcggtgttgggaccggtcttgttcaacatctctgttggtgacatggacagtgggattgagtgcgccctcagcaggtttgctgatgacagcaagctgtgtggttcggttgatatgctggagggaaggaatgccatccagagggaccttgacatgcttgtgaggtgggctgatgccaaccttaagAAGTTTAACCgtaacaagtgcaaggtcctacacgtgggtcagagcaatcccagacacagctacaggttgggcagagaagagattcagagcagccctgcagagaaggacttggggatgtcaGTTGATGAGCAACTTAACacgagccagcagtgtgcgctcacagcccagaaagccaaccgtatcctgggctgcatcaaaaggagcgtgaccagcaggtcgaaggaggtgatcctgcccctctactctgctcttgtgagacctcacctggagtattgtgtgcagttctggtgtcctcaacataaaaaggacacggaactgctggaacaagtccagaggagggccacgaggatgatcaggggactggagcacctcccgtatgaagacaggctgaggaagttggggctgttcaggagaagagaaggctgtgtggagacctcatagcagccttccagtatctgaagggggcctatagggatagTGGGgcaggactcttcattaggaactgtagtgataggacaaggggtaatgggttaaaacttaaacaggggaagtttagattggatataaggaagaagttctttactgtgagggtggtgaggcactggaatgttgtttcccagggaagttgtgaatgctccatccttggcagtgttcaaggccaggttggacagagccctggatgacatggtttagtgtggggtgtccctgccatggcaggcgtattggaactaggtgatcttaaagtcctttccaaccctaactattctgtgattctgtgattctataaaatagTGACAGCACAGTCTCCCCTTGTCTTTTTAGCACAACCAGTGCTTTATATACCTGCAGTTTGTCCTCACATCAAAGCACTGATGAATAGTGCCATTAACACTTCTGTTGTAGGAATGCTGCTGTCTTGTCTCTGCACATTCTTCAGGCTAAGATTAGCATGTTGGCACCCTGAAAGATTTGACTTCCAAACAGATGGAAGATGAGCAGTAAATCTGAGAGGATATTTTGAATCCAACGTATTGGAAAGAATACATGACAAACTGTATGATGCCTTTGCTGGAAaagaaggagagggaaacaAGGATTTTTGAGGAGAACAGTGGAACAGAAAGACGTAGACAGATCTCCAGTGTGAGGAGTGAGCTCACTGTACAGAAGATGTGCGCTATGTGATGACCTAGTAGCTTACAGTAGTGTTGACTTTTAAGTTGTATTGAGAGTCCCACTGggagttttttttctcttgttggTGCTGTACTTAACCCCCTGCTCTGTAGCTTCCTCCTTTGTGTGAGCAATGACTGATGATACTGGTCCAGCTTTACAAACCAGGCTGTAGTGTGATCTGATGATTCCATAGTTCAGGAAtttgtgcttctgttttcatgaTTTGATAGGACTCCCTGGTGATTCCTCGCATGAGCAGTGTTGTGGGCCAGTAGCTCATTATCAGTAATAATACTTGGCACCTGTAACTTTAAATGTTCAGAGTGCTTAATTTAGATTTTGGGAGGTGTTGTTATAATATGTACTCTCTATGCAGTGTGCCTGCGCGCgcgcacgtgtgtgtgtgtgtctgtatgtatAGATGGGTGAGTAATGGAAAGTAATTGGTTCACCTGAACTGTTTCCTAACATTCTTCTGTGTTCTTTTGTAAAGGAAAGGGTATTGTGCCAACTAATGTAACCCGCAGGCCAAGCTTTGAAGGATCAAACGAGTCTTTTCCGTCCTACCATCAGATCAGTAATGCAGCCTATGAAGGGACAGGCTTTGGAGCAGAAGGTTCAAATATGCTTACCGAAGTTCCAAGGCCATACATGGACTATTTAATCTCTGCTTCACAGTCTACAGCTATGAATGCTCCTGTACAGCGACCCTCTGGAGTAGGCACTCACAGCACACCAACAAGCCATCAGCAGAAAACATACCCTGCAAATATTGAGTCTTCTGTGATGAATTATCCAGTAGCTAATCACAGCAGTCAAGCATTGCAGCTACAGGCATCCCATGGCTCCAACAGCCAACATTACAGTAGGCAGCACATGATGGTGCAGGGGGAACCTATGGGGTATGGTGTTCAGCGGAGTCCATCCTTCCAAAACAagatgcagcaggagggaggatACACCAGTCTCCCAAATAAAGGGGCAGTTGTTCAGAATAATTCTGGTCATGCATTTCAGCAGTCACCAGCAAGCCTGTATATATCACATTCTCATCACAAACAGACAAGTCCTTCTTCTCATCAAATGCATGTGATATCCAGAGGTCCAGGCTTTGCCAATGATTTTTCGGACAGTCCACCACAAAATCTATTAACTCCATCTAGAAATAGCCTAAACATGGACCTCTATGACATGAATAATCCTCAAGTTCAGCAATGGCAGGCAGCAACACCGTCGCGCCGAGATTCTTTACAAAATCCAGGAATAGAAACATCCCCACGGCAACATGTATCCTTCAGACCTGATGCCACAGTGCCAAGCAGAACAAACTCTTTCAATAACCACCAGCAACAGCCACAAGTGACTGTGTCTATAAGACAGGTTCCTCCAGGAAAACCTGATCCTTCAATTACGTCTCCAAATACGATCACAACAGTCACATCTGCTCATATTCTTCAGCCAGTGAAGAGCATGCGAGTGATGAGACCTGAGCCTCAGACTGCAGTGGGACCTTCCCACCCTGCTTGGTTACCTGCACAGGCAGCGGCTGTGGATGGCTTGGAGATCATTGAGCAGCATGTGCCACCTGTTGGAGCAGCTAATGCCTATCAACTGGATGTAGATTATGGTAACCAGGAGCTGCGGTGTCCACCACCACCGTATCCCAAACACTTGTTACTTCCTGGTGGCTCTGAGCAATTTGATGTCAACTGCTTATGCATGGGCGTAGAGCAAACTCTCCGTGTAGTCCCTAATTCAACGTGCAATAAGGCTGAGGAGAACAGTGAGCGAAAtgataaaagcagcaaaaacaCCAAAGCTGAAAAGCCAAGTAAGGACAAAAAGCAGATTCAGACATCTCCAGTGCCTGTGCGAAAAAATGgcaaagatgaggaaaagcgAGAATCCCGAATAAAGAGCTACTCACCATTTGCCTTCAAGTTCTACATGGAGCAACACGTAGAAAATGTCATAAAGACCTACCAGCAGAAAATTAACAGAAGATTGCAGTTGGAGCAAGAAATGGCTAAAGTAATTCTTGTTTTGTTATAATGAAAGTTAATGGGGTCACattgattattattatttttaattagtcAAAAAAATTATAAAGGCACTGGAAGTAGTGTAGGTATCCAGCACCTCCCTGTACCAGGCTATTTTCACTTAAAAGCATGGGTGCAGGTCTGGGAGACTATTTGAAAAACTTGAGATGAGAAAAAGTATATCTTCATACcggaaagtaaaataaagcaaaacctcCCATACTAGGAGAGTGTTAGGTTTGCTTAGGCAAGACCTCAGAAACCAGGTTGGAGCTGGGATAACTGGCAGTACTTTGGGAGCTTTTGCAAAACTCTGAAAAAGGTTTTCCCTTTGCCTCAGTTCTTCATCCCTGTTCCATGATAGCCAGTCATTCACCAAAGCCTGGTTCAACATGGTAGGATATTCACTGTGCCGTATTTTCAGATGAATGTGTAATACTTGCCTGGAAGTTGTCAATTAAACCCGCATAAGTAATAATATCGTGCAAGTAATTGTATCTCAGCCAGTTTGACCTGATCTTGGGACCCTTGTTGGAACTTGTTCTAGAAGCAGGTCTCTGGGAGGCGCTCTCTGAGTGAGAGAGCATCTTTCACACCTCATTGTAGTGCTCAAACCTAAGGAGATTCACTGGCAGGGCTGCTGAATAGAAAGCTGCCAAGTTCTGATGGTTGCTCTGgcaggtttggttttaatttttagaagtggaagagttttggttttttcccagGCATGACATATGTATGTATGACAAGTCTACTTTTGTATTGAAGGATAAATTCTAAGAAAAGCTATTATtaacttttattatttatgtgtAATGGATAATAATTAACTACTTGATCTTCCACAGCACAGTCAGTTTCCAGAGTCAATTAGTTTGGTGCTCATGTTGCTTGAGAAAACTTGGCAGTTTGTTTGTTGAGGTTAAAATAGAACAAATGTGCTTCTAAAAATCACTTGAAAGGCTGGCATTTTAGTGACAGGTAATAGTCCGTCCTCACTGCAAGTACAGATTGTGTTGTGTTGCTTGGATTTAGGGAATGTTTTCCTGAGATTGAGGCAGGATGATCTCTAGAGAAGTAAAGCAGCAACTAATTGTGCTTGTTCTTCTCTTCTGACTCTTTATCTTTCCCTCACTTCATATCCCAGAGACAATTCAGCTCTAAACAAAAGTAACTTTCCCCTAGCAACCTCATCACTGGCTGGAATAATGCACACAGGAGATTTTGGCTATCTATCTGAATATTGCATTATTCTAGAATTAACCAAGAACACAACACGCTAATTATTTTACCTTAAAAGAGTAAATGCTTTCTTTATTAAGGATTGATGTACTTGccttactttttaaaaacaggatTACTTGTTTGATTTGGCTGTGCCTCCAGTCTGAAAATTCATCCTACCTGTTTTGCAAGTTTCTGCAGACCTCCGCTATCTTTAATTCATACAGATTCCATTTTTATATGGCAGGGATCTCATTGCATAGGCTAACTGCCCACATTCATCTTTAAATACCTAGACTACAGATGTGAAAGTAAATCACTAAGCAGCAGCCATATGGGTGTACGGTTGGGTCTCTAGCCTGCTTGTCAGTCTACATCACTTCCCTTCACCCTCCTCCCCATTGCCCCTTCTCACCAGGCACTACTCTTCCTCTCAGAGTGGTTCAGTTGATGCCAGTTAATTCAGGGGTTTGGAAATGGGCTATGCAGAATGGAAGGGGCATGCTGCAGACGAGGCATTTTTAGAGGATCCTGGAGTTCAGCCCCAGGGCCTTCTGCTGGTGGAGGCCACTGGTGGCTttcaggagggagcaggcactGAAGTTGGCAGAGTTGGTAGTGTGCAGGCTCTATCTTGAAGAGTGGGGAAAGTCTGGTTGGacactgctgcttctcccttttTCAGGAGCTCTCTCCCTGCAGCCATGTGAAATGTTACTTGCAGTTACTTGGAGTCTTTCAAGGGACTGGAGGAAGCCAAGCCAGCTTTTTTACAGCTTAGGTCCAGAAGggaaataatacattttagGGGGAAGTACACCAGTGGATACcctgctgctctgggctgcAGTGGCTGAGAGGAGGAGAGACCAGATGTGAGGGTTAGATGCATGTATTTTGGGAGGGAATAAAGGGAAATTTATAGAATGGATGGTCTGGAGATCTACAGACCTTGAGAGTGAAGCCTGCATatggcagaggaagaaaaacagtttctgagGAAGGTGCTTTCCAAGGCACTTGGGAATGTGTAGGTCAAAACCAGCTTCTTAATTACAACACAGAAACCAGCAGTCAAACAGCAGTCAAGGTAGGAACTGTTAATGGGAGGTGCCCTGGAGAACCATTCATGAACAAAGCAGACTGCTGCATCTAGCTTTAAGTTTCAGTTTTAAGTTAAGCTGTACTGCAGTGCACACACATATGGTGGAGTGCAGTGGCAAAGTGCACACTTGAAAGGTGTAAACGAGATCCCACAATCAGGTTTGTTGTGTTAAATTCTCTTCTCTGACAGTATTGCCCTATGCTTCTTTGTTCAGTCAAATGAAAAAGGCAGACCAGTCTCAGACACAGAAGATTCAGGTGACAAGTTAGGGCACAGTGAATTCTCAGACAAGAGAGTATGTCTCTTATGAATGCATCTTTTCTGGTTATTAATTTGTCtaagaaatgcattttgggAATGCTTGTTTATTGTTACCTTGCTATGAATGTAACAGTACTAGCTCTTGtggtttgctttcctttgtaaAGGCTGGCCTTTGTGAAGCAGAACAGGAACAAATGAGGAAAATTCTCTACCAGAAGGAGTCCAACTACAATAGACTTAAAAGGGCCAAAATGGACAAATCTATGTTTGTGAAAATCAAGACTCTGGGTATTGGTGCATTTGGAGAGGTTTGCCTGGCCTGCAAAGTGGATACCCATGCCCTGTATGCCATGAAGACTCTGCGAAAGAAAGATGTGCTCAACCGGAACCAGGTGGCTCATGTCAAAGCGGAGAGGGACATACTTGCTGAGGCAGACAACGAATGGGTGGTTAAACTCTATTATTCCTTCCAAGATAAAGATAACTTGTACTTTGTGATGGACTACATCCCTGGTGGGGATATGATGAGCCTGCTGATTCGGATGGAAGTCTTTCCAGAGCGTCTGGCTAGATTTTATATTGCGGAGCTCACTTTGGCTATAGAGAGTGTGCACAAGATGGGATTTATTCATCGAGATATCAAGCCCGACAACATTCTGATAGACCTTGATGGGCATATCAAACTGACTGACTTTGGACTGTGTACTGGATTCAGGTGGACTCATAATTCAAAATACTATCAGAAAGGTAGTGTTCTTAGTCTTCATTTGTGATagtattttgcattatttactTGGAAACAGACACTCACCTCTTGGCAGAAATGCCATCTCAGAAGCCAGAGGTGTGTGTAGGTTGACAATATGATGTTTCTATCTCTGACTCATTCAGTTAGCTTGTTTCcagttgtttgttttcaataaTGTTCAAATCCTTATCAGTAATGTGGCTGACCACAGCATTAGCAGCAGTTTTTCAGTTTATACTTGTTTAGGGGGTCTGTCTTTTGATGGTGAAAAAATTTAATCATATATTTGAACTAGTCCATGCACCTCCTGTATGTGCCATTGAGGAGTATGGGCATCTGTTGGCAA
This Lathamus discolor isolate bLatDis1 chromosome 4, bLatDis1.hap1, whole genome shotgun sequence DNA region includes the following protein-coding sequences:
- the LATS2 gene encoding serine/threonine-protein kinase LATS2, whose amino-acid sequence is MRPKTFPATTYSGNSRQRLQEIREGLKQPSKSSSQGLPIGPGSEPSLDHKILIGKDAARQQQMRQTPKFGPYQKALREIRYSLLPFANESSTTAAVEVNRQMLQELVNAGCDQEMAVRALKQTGSRSIEAALEYISKMSYLDPRNEQIVRVIKQTSPGKGIVPTNVTRRPSFEGSNESFPSYHQISNAAYEGTGFGAEGSNMLTEVPRPYMDYLISASQSTAMNAPVQRPSGVGTHSTPTSHQQKTYPANIESSVMNYPVANHSSQALQLQASHGSNSQHYSRQHMMVQGEPMGYGVQRSPSFQNKMQQEGGYTSLPNKGAVVQNNSGHAFQQSPASLYISHSHHKQTSPSSHQMHVISRGPGFANDFSDSPPQNLLTPSRNSLNMDLYDMNNPQVQQWQAATPSRRDSLQNPGIETSPRQHVSFRPDATVPSRTNSFNNHQQQPQVTVSIRQVPPGKPDPSITSPNTITTVTSAHILQPVKSMRVMRPEPQTAVGPSHPAWLPAQAAAVDGLEIIEQHVPPVGAANAYQLDVDYGNQELRCPPPPYPKHLLLPGGSEQFDVNCLCMGVEQTLRVVPNSTCNKAEENSERNDKSSKNTKAEKPSKDKKQIQTSPVPVRKNGKDEEKRESRIKSYSPFAFKFYMEQHVENVIKTYQQKINRRLQLEQEMAKAGLCEAEQEQMRKILYQKESNYNRLKRAKMDKSMFVKIKTLGIGAFGEVCLACKVDTHALYAMKTLRKKDVLNRNQVAHVKAERDILAEADNEWVVKLYYSFQDKDNLYFVMDYIPGGDMMSLLIRMEVFPERLARFYIAELTLAIESVHKMGFIHRDIKPDNILIDLDGHIKLTDFGLCTGFRWTHNSKYYQKGSHIRQDSMEPSDLWDDVSNCRCGDRLKTLEQRAKKQHQRCLAHSLVGTPNYIAPEVLLRKGYTQLCDWWSVGVILFEMLVGQPPFLAPTPTETQLKVINWESTLHIPSQIKLSPEATDLITKLCCAAEDRLGRNGADDIKAHAFFHSMDFSTDIRRQPAPYVPKISHPMDTSNFDPVEEESPWNNASGDSTRTWDPLASSNSKHTEHAFYEFTFRRFFDDNGYPFRYPKPSGMELGQSEKPDVEEKGVVDQTGACQPVYV